The Akkermansia muciniphila genome contains a region encoding:
- a CDS encoding tetratricopeptide repeat protein, with protein sequence MDIKDIKRAMDNMPMGDGSAFAEISVGPAKHEQFLDEHYGKVALVVLLCVLGAAGWIIYNGMQDSMERKAGAALVAAMPESPATGEISLNEQGLQQVVADFDDSRAAVTATYLQAVALWNAGKEDEGVARMKSFIDSAPTEEWKAQASVTLACRLMNRGKADEAEGLFRSVVDAGDPTFSGFATMCLGDIARAKKDNAAAGAFYRELAEKFPSSAFALQRGGYLLRKSLFDIQSPVRIEPVTEKK encoded by the coding sequence ATGGATATCAAGGATATTAAACGGGCTATGGACAACATGCCCATGGGTGATGGAAGCGCGTTTGCGGAAATTTCCGTCGGACCGGCCAAGCATGAACAATTTTTGGATGAACACTACGGCAAGGTTGCCCTGGTCGTGCTGCTGTGCGTTCTTGGCGCTGCCGGCTGGATCATTTACAACGGCATGCAGGATTCCATGGAAAGAAAAGCCGGCGCCGCCCTGGTAGCCGCCATGCCGGAATCCCCCGCCACCGGGGAAATCTCCCTGAATGAACAGGGGCTTCAGCAGGTGGTGGCTGACTTTGACGATTCCCGCGCCGCCGTTACCGCTACCTATCTTCAGGCGGTTGCCCTGTGGAACGCCGGCAAGGAAGACGAGGGTGTAGCCCGGATGAAGTCCTTTATTGATTCCGCTCCCACGGAAGAATGGAAAGCCCAGGCTTCCGTTACTCTGGCATGCCGCCTGATGAACCGTGGGAAGGCGGATGAGGCGGAAGGCCTGTTCCGTTCCGTGGTGGATGCGGGGGATCCCACGTTCTCCGGCTTCGCCACCATGTGCCTGGGGGATATTGCCCGGGCCAAAAAGGACAATGCCGCCGCCGGCGCCTTTTACCGTGAACTTGCGGAAAAGTTCCCGTCCAGCGCATTCGCCCTTCAGCGTGGAGGCTATCTGCTGCGCAAGAGCCTGTTTGATATTCAGAGCCCCGTGCGCATTGAACCCGTTACGGAGAAAAAATAA
- the metF gene encoding methylenetetrahydrofolate reductase [NAD(P)H]: MHLRERLQSAAGPSLSFEFFPPKNEQAAAALYRTIRELEPYHPSFVSVTYGAGGSTRELTREVVLRIQHESRIPTVPHLTCVGHSRDEVWNILDRYAQAGVRAVLALRGDPPRGAADYNRDADAFRHAADLVAFIREYNESGRHPDPDGFAIGVAGFPEGHPATPNRLREMDFLKAKVDAGADYICTQLFFDNHAFLDYRERCLLAGIKAPILAGIMPVTSLSGMNRMAELSGGTCFPARLLKALKRAGSNPDAIQEVGIQYASSQCAELLDSGVAGIHFYTLNQSRATREIYRNLGLKDSLQLLEHGEDK, translated from the coding sequence GTGCATCTGAGAGAAAGATTGCAGTCGGCCGCGGGCCCCAGCCTGTCCTTTGAATTCTTCCCGCCTAAAAACGAGCAGGCCGCGGCGGCCCTGTACCGGACCATCCGTGAACTGGAGCCGTACCACCCCAGCTTTGTCAGCGTAACGTATGGAGCGGGCGGTTCCACCCGGGAACTTACCCGCGAGGTGGTGCTGCGCATCCAGCATGAATCCCGCATTCCCACGGTGCCCCACCTCACCTGCGTGGGACACAGCCGGGACGAAGTATGGAACATCCTGGACCGGTACGCCCAGGCGGGGGTGAGGGCTGTTCTGGCCCTGCGGGGGGACCCTCCGCGCGGCGCGGCGGATTACAATCGTGATGCGGACGCCTTTCGCCATGCGGCGGACCTGGTGGCCTTTATCCGTGAATATAATGAATCCGGACGCCATCCGGACCCGGACGGGTTTGCCATAGGCGTGGCAGGTTTCCCGGAGGGTCATCCGGCCACTCCCAACCGCCTGCGTGAAATGGACTTCCTGAAAGCGAAGGTGGATGCCGGCGCAGATTACATCTGCACCCAGCTGTTTTTTGACAACCACGCTTTTCTGGACTACCGGGAGCGCTGCCTCCTGGCCGGCATCAAGGCCCCCATTCTTGCCGGCATCATGCCCGTGACCAGCCTCTCCGGCATGAACCGCATGGCGGAGCTCTCCGGCGGCACGTGTTTCCCGGCCCGGCTGCTCAAGGCGCTGAAGCGCGCCGGTTCCAATCCGGACGCCATTCAGGAAGTAGGTATCCAGTACGCCTCCAGCCAGTGTGCGGAGCTGCTGGATTCCGGCGTGGCCGGCATTCATTTCTATACGCTCAACCAGAGCCGCGCCACCCGGGAAATCTACAGGAACCTGGGCCTGAAGGATTCCCTTCAGCTTCTGGAACATGGCGAAGATAAGTAA
- a CDS encoding efflux RND transporter permease subunit has product MNFLISFCLNNRITVILLTIALAIISIFVVKNIPVDVFPELKVPRVTIQTEAPGLTAEEVEQYITIPIESAMNGTAGVKGVRSSSGSGLSFVWVDFDWDKDIYQARQIVTERLGAVRESLPEGTSPELAPIVSVTGEIMLIALTGDKDTSTLDMRQLAEYKLRTRLLAIPGVGQVTVLGGRLPEYQVVYDPNKLKLAGVDLSSLKTAIEESQSSVPAGYLEDVAGQELPIQQDTRTANIEQLNRALVPDHASGILRLQDVADVKIDGAPRRGDAGFMGEDAVVLSVQKVPGANTLALTKAVDAAVKEFSQSQLPKGMKLHTSAYRQADFIEMSLDNGTETLLIAGAVVMIVIFLTLLNLRTAIITLISMPLSVLFGMMMFPVFGLAINIMTLGGLAVAVGDVVDNAIIFVEIAWRHLNRNAALPEDKRKSKYEVLMKAKGEIVGSISFSSVIILLVFTPVLFLSGLEGQFFRPLGISYMLALLSSLIVAVTITPVLCYMWFKKSKNAATLESGDSFSSRLIKRIYAPILELCMRFSKTVCAIMAAITLLALWLGSTFGTSFLPPFNEDCYTVFVSTVPGTSLDETERISRTVMKDIEHIPGVLSVTQRTGRAENDEHAEPVSASELLVRVDLKKDQKELRAAIKKCIDGIPGTSSMIGYPLAHRISSALSGSNSEIAINIYGTELPQLRLAAQKAKEILANMPEVADARANREIMVDTIRVQYNQEALASHGLTMANAAEQVSTAMNGQKLGEVIKNQDHWNIVLRIDPKLKTSMEDIKNLELISPNKKTVRLDDVAQVYREEVSNLILRDNTMRKAMISCNPSPNSNLGDLAKACREQLDPVMNAMGCTVDYDGTIKARESASERLYVLGAIVMVLIVLLLSSALGSVRRAMLTLVNIPLCLVGGIVAVFLASPGTLSSLFGDTYIPPILSVASIVGFVTVIGFAIRSGLILLNRYRALEHKGLAPAEAIREGSLERVVPIIMTSLTTVLGLLPLIWAIDKPGGELLGPLAIVQFGGLVSATILNLLIIPATAKLFSRWISSRRKELEATS; this is encoded by the coding sequence ATGAATTTTCTAATTTCATTCTGTCTGAATAACAGGATTACCGTGATTCTGCTGACGATTGCGCTGGCAATTATCAGCATTTTCGTGGTGAAGAATATTCCTGTGGATGTGTTTCCAGAACTGAAGGTTCCGCGCGTCACCATCCAGACGGAAGCCCCCGGCCTTACCGCGGAGGAAGTGGAGCAGTATATCACCATTCCCATTGAGTCCGCCATGAACGGCACCGCCGGAGTCAAGGGCGTCCGTTCCTCTTCCGGCAGCGGGCTTTCCTTCGTATGGGTGGACTTTGACTGGGACAAGGATATCTACCAGGCCCGCCAGATCGTGACGGAACGCCTGGGCGCGGTCCGGGAGTCCCTGCCGGAAGGCACGTCCCCGGAGCTGGCGCCCATCGTCTCCGTCACGGGAGAAATCATGCTGATCGCCCTGACGGGGGACAAAGACACCTCCACGCTGGACATGCGGCAATTGGCGGAATACAAGCTGCGCACACGCCTGCTGGCCATCCCCGGAGTGGGACAGGTCACGGTGCTGGGCGGCCGCCTGCCTGAGTACCAGGTGGTTTACGATCCTAACAAGCTCAAGCTGGCCGGAGTGGACCTTTCCAGCCTGAAAACGGCCATTGAGGAATCCCAGTCCTCCGTGCCCGCCGGGTATCTGGAGGACGTGGCCGGGCAGGAGCTCCCCATCCAGCAGGATACCCGCACCGCCAATATTGAACAGCTCAACCGCGCCCTGGTTCCGGACCACGCCTCCGGCATCCTGCGGCTTCAGGACGTAGCGGACGTCAAGATAGACGGCGCGCCGCGCCGGGGCGACGCCGGATTCATGGGGGAAGACGCCGTGGTGCTCTCCGTGCAGAAGGTGCCGGGCGCCAATACGCTGGCCCTGACGAAAGCCGTGGACGCAGCCGTGAAGGAATTTAGCCAAAGCCAGCTTCCCAAGGGCATGAAGCTGCACACCAGCGCCTACCGCCAGGCGGATTTCATTGAAATGTCCCTGGACAACGGAACGGAAACCCTGCTCATTGCGGGGGCGGTGGTCATGATCGTCATCTTCCTGACGCTGCTGAATTTGCGCACGGCCATCATCACGCTGATTTCCATGCCTCTGTCCGTCCTGTTCGGGATGATGATGTTCCCCGTCTTCGGGCTGGCCATCAACATCATGACCCTGGGGGGCCTGGCCGTGGCCGTGGGGGACGTGGTGGACAATGCCATCATCTTCGTGGAAATAGCGTGGCGGCACCTGAACCGGAACGCCGCCCTGCCGGAAGACAAGCGCAAGAGCAAGTATGAGGTGCTGATGAAGGCCAAGGGGGAAATCGTGGGTTCCATTTCCTTCTCTTCCGTCATCATCCTGCTGGTGTTCACGCCGGTGCTCTTCCTGTCCGGGCTGGAAGGCCAGTTCTTCCGCCCCCTGGGCATCTCCTACATGCTGGCCCTGCTCTCCTCCCTCATTGTGGCCGTCACCATCACCCCGGTGCTCTGCTACATGTGGTTCAAGAAGAGCAAAAACGCCGCCACCCTGGAAAGCGGGGACTCCTTCAGTTCCCGCCTCATCAAGCGCATTTATGCGCCCATCCTTGAGCTGTGCATGCGCTTTTCCAAGACGGTCTGCGCCATCATGGCGGCCATCACCCTGCTGGCCCTGTGGCTGGGCTCCACCTTCGGGACCAGCTTCCTGCCCCCGTTCAACGAAGACTGCTATACGGTCTTCGTCAGTACCGTGCCCGGTACCTCCCTGGATGAAACGGAGCGCATTTCCCGAACCGTGATGAAGGATATTGAACACATTCCGGGCGTTCTCAGCGTCACCCAGCGCACGGGACGCGCGGAAAACGACGAACACGCGGAACCCGTTAGCGCCTCCGAACTGCTTGTGCGCGTGGACTTGAAGAAGGATCAGAAAGAGCTGCGCGCCGCCATCAAGAAGTGCATTGACGGCATCCCCGGCACCAGCTCCATGATAGGCTACCCGCTGGCGCACCGCATCAGCTCCGCCCTGTCCGGCTCCAACTCGGAAATCGCCATCAACATTTACGGTACGGAGCTGCCCCAGCTTCGCCTGGCGGCCCAGAAGGCCAAGGAGATTCTGGCGAACATGCCGGAAGTGGCGGACGCGCGCGCCAACCGGGAGATCATGGTGGACACCATCCGCGTGCAGTACAACCAGGAAGCCCTGGCCTCCCACGGCCTGACCATGGCGAATGCCGCGGAACAGGTTTCCACGGCCATGAACGGCCAGAAGCTGGGGGAAGTGATCAAGAACCAGGACCACTGGAACATTGTCCTGCGCATTGACCCGAAGCTGAAGACGTCCATGGAAGACATCAAGAACCTGGAACTGATCTCCCCCAATAAAAAGACCGTTCGCCTGGACGACGTGGCGCAGGTGTACCGGGAGGAGGTCTCCAACCTCATCCTGAGGGACAACACCATGCGGAAAGCCATGATTTCCTGCAACCCCTCCCCCAATTCCAACCTGGGGGACCTGGCGAAGGCCTGCCGGGAACAATTGGACCCCGTGATGAACGCCATGGGCTGCACAGTGGACTATGACGGCACCATCAAGGCGCGGGAATCCGCCTCCGAGCGGCTTTACGTGCTGGGCGCCATCGTCATGGTGCTCATTGTGCTGCTGCTTTCCTCCGCGCTGGGGAGCGTCCGCCGCGCCATGCTGACGCTGGTGAACATTCCGCTGTGCCTGGTGGGCGGCATCGTAGCCGTCTTCCTGGCCTCCCCCGGCACGCTGTCCTCCCTGTTCGGGGACACGTACATTCCGCCCATCCTCTCTGTGGCCTCCATCGTGGGCTTCGTGACGGTCATCGGCTTTGCCATCCGCAGCGGCCTGATCCTGCTCAACAGGTACCGGGCCCTGGAGCACAAGGGGCTGGCACCGGCAGAAGCCATCCGGGAAGGTTCCCTGGAGCGCGTGGTCCCCATCATCATGACCTCCCTGACAACAGTGCTGGGGCTGCTCCCGCTGATCTGGGCCATTGACAAGCCAGGCGGCGAACTGCTCGGCCCGCTGGCCATCGTCCAGTTCGGCGGCCTGGTCTCAGCCACCATCCTGAACCTGCTCATCATTCCGGCCACGGCCAAACTCTTCTCCCGCTGGATTTCCTCCCGGCGGAAAGAACTGGAAGCAACATCCTGA
- the bamA gene encoding outer membrane protein assembly factor BamA, protein MIRPVFLCVSFPLMACSAALAQDKTSLNRGGYGSVMTPDQVVKELGPETGLLSGDQAYEGRPVKSVSVRYRSTGKTVSEDRLKNLLATQPGSSYSPEVVNKDLERLLESGLVGGNTTVAVEPSGDGVSVVFEMAAQNLLGGVGFRGNTAFDNRDLSEECGLKGGEALSDKALSSAISKLRTYYQEARYPDVRVSYFYQKTERPGFVDVVFDINEGKKANIINIDFVGNDHISSKDLRQVMKTKEKGWLTWITKSGRIDREQVEDDLAEVVTYYRNKGYLRVKLDKVEYFDAGKGNEQKLTMKITLTEGRRYKVNQVAFGPTKVFTAQELIPGLSMYNGDTYSAQKVADDVTMIRRYYGSRGYADAAVRPDIQEVGIDPRTGYGQINIVYHVTEGSPYRVGNIRLIGNNRTKDYVIRQELPLQSNDPMNSVDLDTAQKRLQNLNYFDMVDVAQVGSTRPGYRDINIEVAEKRTGSLNIGVAFSSIESVYLFAGITQSNFDMYDWSSFVGGGQRFAINTRVGFETQDASISWVDPWFLHRKLAFGTEIFYSNSTYFSDYYDQQNYGFAVSLRKPIGELDYVKLEYRLEQYQIDAKGNAPIFFWMQDGDYLRSHVELSYTIDTRDAQIFPRKGGKFEVLAGYSGLGGDVKTYNFGINGSYYWNLRGDTIFSINAGAATVDSYGDHDVPIFERLYLGGPYNMRGFRFRDVAPYNPALSGDETMGGRSSFFCQFEYSIPVIEEVRVAVFYDIGFVNGDSFDFSASKIVSDYGIGLRLNLPIGPLAVDYAIPIQKNNAIDRGGQFQFYLNYSY, encoded by the coding sequence ATGATTCGACCCGTTTTTTTGTGTGTTTCCTTCCCCCTGATGGCATGTTCGGCTGCTTTGGCCCAGGATAAGACTTCCCTTAACAGAGGCGGCTATGGTTCCGTGATGACGCCGGACCAGGTGGTGAAGGAACTGGGCCCGGAAACGGGGCTTCTGTCCGGGGACCAGGCGTATGAAGGCCGCCCCGTGAAGAGTGTTTCCGTACGTTACAGGAGTACCGGCAAGACCGTGTCTGAAGACCGCCTGAAAAACCTGCTGGCTACGCAGCCGGGCTCCAGCTATTCCCCGGAAGTGGTGAACAAGGATTTGGAACGCCTGCTGGAAAGCGGCCTGGTGGGCGGCAATACGACGGTGGCCGTGGAACCTTCCGGTGACGGCGTTTCCGTGGTGTTTGAAATGGCGGCCCAGAACCTGTTGGGCGGTGTGGGCTTCCGCGGCAACACAGCCTTTGACAACCGGGACCTTTCCGAGGAGTGCGGCCTGAAAGGGGGGGAAGCCCTCAGCGACAAGGCGCTCAGCAGCGCCATCTCCAAGCTGCGCACCTATTATCAGGAAGCCCGGTATCCGGATGTGCGCGTATCCTATTTTTACCAGAAAACGGAACGCCCCGGCTTTGTAGATGTAGTCTTTGACATCAACGAAGGCAAGAAAGCCAACATCATCAACATTGACTTTGTAGGCAACGACCACATCAGCTCCAAGGACCTCCGCCAGGTGATGAAGACCAAGGAAAAGGGCTGGCTGACGTGGATTACCAAATCCGGACGCATTGACCGCGAGCAGGTGGAGGACGATCTGGCTGAAGTGGTGACCTACTACCGCAACAAGGGTTACCTGCGCGTCAAGCTGGACAAGGTGGAATACTTCGACGCCGGCAAGGGCAACGAGCAGAAGCTCACCATGAAGATCACCCTTACTGAAGGCCGCCGCTACAAGGTGAACCAGGTCGCCTTCGGCCCCACCAAGGTGTTCACGGCCCAGGAGCTGATTCCCGGTCTGAGCATGTACAACGGGGATACCTATTCCGCCCAGAAGGTGGCTGACGATGTGACGATGATCCGCCGCTATTACGGCTCCCGCGGGTATGCGGACGCCGCCGTGCGCCCGGACATCCAGGAAGTGGGCATTGACCCCAGGACCGGGTATGGACAGATCAACATCGTTTACCATGTGACGGAAGGCAGTCCCTACCGCGTGGGCAACATCCGCCTGATTGGGAACAACCGCACGAAGGATTACGTGATTCGCCAGGAACTTCCCCTCCAGTCCAACGACCCCATGAATTCCGTGGATCTGGATACGGCCCAGAAGCGTCTCCAGAATCTGAACTACTTTGACATGGTAGACGTGGCGCAGGTGGGCTCCACCCGGCCGGGCTACCGTGACATCAACATTGAAGTGGCGGAAAAACGCACCGGGTCCCTGAACATCGGCGTGGCATTCTCCTCCATTGAAAGCGTGTACCTCTTCGCGGGCATCACCCAGTCCAACTTTGACATGTATGACTGGTCCTCCTTCGTGGGGGGCGGCCAGCGCTTCGCCATCAACACCCGCGTGGGTTTTGAAACGCAGGACGCCAGCATCTCCTGGGTGGACCCGTGGTTCCTGCACCGCAAGCTGGCCTTCGGCACGGAAATCTTCTACAGCAACTCCACGTATTTCTCCGACTATTACGACCAGCAGAATTACGGCTTTGCCGTTTCCCTGCGCAAGCCGATCGGCGAGCTGGATTACGTGAAACTGGAATACCGCCTGGAACAGTACCAGATTGACGCCAAGGGGAACGCCCCCATCTTCTTCTGGATGCAGGACGGCGATTACCTGCGCAGCCACGTGGAACTTTCCTACACCATTGATACCCGTGACGCGCAGATATTCCCCCGCAAGGGCGGCAAGTTTGAGGTGCTGGCCGGCTATTCCGGCCTGGGCGGCGATGTGAAGACTTACAACTTCGGCATCAACGGCTCCTATTACTGGAACCTGCGTGGAGATACCATTTTCAGCATCAATGCCGGCGCCGCCACCGTGGATTCCTACGGCGACCATGACGTGCCCATTTTTGAACGCCTCTACCTGGGTGGCCCGTACAACATGCGCGGCTTCCGTTTCCGGGACGTGGCTCCGTACAATCCGGCTTTGAGCGGTGATGAAACGATGGGCGGCCGGTCCTCCTTCTTCTGCCAGTTTGAATACTCCATTCCCGTGATTGAAGAAGTGCGCGTCGCCGTGTTCTATGACATCGGCTTCGTTAACGGAGACTCCTTTGACTTCAGCGCGTCCAAGATTGTTTCCGACTACGGGATCGGTCTGCGCCTGAACCTTCCCATCGGCCCCCTGGCGGTGGACTACGCCATCCCGATCCAGAAGAACAACGCCATTGACCGTGGCGGACAATTCCAGTTCTATCTCAACTACTCCTATTAA
- a CDS encoding TetR/AcrR family transcriptional regulator: protein MPKRKSTREHLLNTGAMIIGESGLRALTVRGLSLRAGTNTGSFVYHFGNREAFLTELLERWYEPLFTGVRTHANIHLPAFEKLEAILGDVMEFLLRHGQFIAHLVLDALAGEQAAIRFISGIHTRHPLVLLETIREAQQEGSVLPGAPMNILIYLVCCGGAPFILSGQLQVHDPKAVRPVLDLLGTMLNDPESARQRMTWALRGIRQS, encoded by the coding sequence ATGCCCAAACGGAAATCCACCAGAGAGCACCTGCTTAACACGGGAGCCATGATCATCGGAGAATCCGGACTACGCGCTCTCACTGTCCGTGGCCTTTCCCTGCGCGCGGGCACCAATACGGGGAGCTTTGTCTACCACTTCGGCAACCGGGAAGCTTTTCTAACCGAACTGCTGGAACGCTGGTATGAACCGCTGTTCACCGGTGTCAGAACCCACGCGAATATCCATCTTCCGGCTTTTGAAAAGCTGGAGGCCATCCTCGGGGACGTCATGGAGTTCCTGCTGCGCCACGGCCAGTTCATCGCCCATCTGGTGCTGGATGCCCTGGCGGGGGAGCAGGCGGCCATCCGCTTTATATCGGGAATCCATACGCGCCACCCCCTTGTCCTGCTGGAAACCATCAGGGAAGCCCAGCAGGAAGGGTCCGTGCTCCCGGGAGCCCCCATGAACATTCTGATTTACCTGGTTTGCTGCGGAGGAGCCCCTTTCATCCTCTCCGGCCAGCTCCAGGTGCACGACCCGAAGGCCGTCCGCCCGGTGCTGGACCTGCTGGGGACCATGCTCAATGACCCGGAAAGCGCCAGGCAGCGCATGACCTGGGCGCTCCGCGGCATCCGGCAGAGCTGA
- the tig gene encoding trigger factor → MEINVDIQPDCTATLKASIPAETTAARRASIVDSYAGKAKLPGFRPGKTPKSIIEKRFKKEIEEELLDNLFETACSAALEENPKLKVLNFGKPEQSLDDKGNYTATSTMTVVPEFELPEYKGIEVKVPSSEVTEADVEEALKSLAEQIAEFTPVDRAAKKDDVAIIDFKTTLEDKPVAEAVGKPVGFLEGREGQWMKVEDDQFLPGFASALEGLKAGESKDITVTIPDTFPIEDLRGKELVFHTTVKEVREKELPAMDDAFAEKVLPGKNLEDLKTALKENLAQRKTAQIDEAKADQITEKLADLLDFNLPEAVVEREVYGILQQKMQQAMYSGNAPADMDKFVEEAREEARKEAKRNLKVFFMLQEVAQVEKIAVTEMELYNEVARQARQQKKNLKSYIRELQREGRVHGIRMSLLTAKVLDFLTKEAKVTVDEQ, encoded by the coding sequence ATGGAAATCAACGTTGATATTCAACCGGACTGCACAGCCACGCTGAAAGCTTCCATCCCCGCAGAAACCACGGCTGCACGCCGCGCCTCCATTGTGGACTCCTACGCCGGCAAAGCCAAGCTGCCCGGTTTCCGTCCCGGCAAAACGCCCAAGTCCATCATTGAAAAGCGCTTCAAGAAGGAAATTGAGGAAGAATTGCTGGACAACCTTTTTGAAACGGCCTGCTCCGCCGCCCTGGAAGAAAACCCCAAATTGAAAGTGCTTAACTTTGGCAAGCCGGAACAGTCCCTGGATGACAAGGGCAACTACACCGCCACCAGCACGATGACCGTAGTTCCCGAGTTTGAACTGCCGGAATACAAGGGCATTGAAGTCAAGGTTCCCTCCTCCGAGGTGACGGAAGCGGACGTGGAGGAAGCCCTGAAGTCCCTGGCCGAGCAGATCGCGGAGTTCACTCCCGTGGACCGCGCCGCCAAGAAGGACGACGTGGCGATCATTGATTTCAAAACCACGCTGGAAGACAAGCCCGTGGCGGAAGCCGTCGGCAAGCCCGTAGGCTTCCTGGAAGGCCGTGAAGGCCAGTGGATGAAAGTGGAAGACGATCAGTTCCTGCCCGGCTTCGCCTCCGCCCTGGAAGGCCTGAAGGCTGGCGAAAGCAAGGACATCACCGTCACCATTCCGGATACCTTCCCGATTGAAGACCTTCGCGGCAAGGAACTTGTGTTCCACACCACCGTCAAGGAAGTTCGTGAAAAGGAACTCCCGGCCATGGATGACGCCTTTGCGGAAAAAGTGCTTCCCGGCAAGAACCTGGAAGACCTGAAAACCGCCCTGAAGGAAAACCTGGCCCAGCGCAAGACTGCGCAGATTGACGAAGCGAAGGCTGACCAGATCACGGAAAAGCTGGCGGACCTGCTGGACTTCAACCTGCCGGAAGCCGTCGTGGAACGCGAAGTGTACGGCATCCTTCAGCAAAAGATGCAGCAGGCCATGTACAGCGGAAACGCCCCGGCGGACATGGACAAGTTTGTGGAAGAGGCCCGTGAAGAAGCCAGAAAGGAAGCCAAGCGCAATCTCAAGGTATTCTTCATGCTTCAGGAAGTGGCCCAGGTGGAAAAAATCGCCGTCACGGAAATGGAACTTTACAATGAAGTGGCACGCCAGGCGCGCCAGCAGAAAAAGAACCTCAAGTCCTACATCCGCGAACTCCAGCGCGAAGGCCGCGTGCATGGCATCAGAATGAGCCTGCTGACAGCCAAGGTACTGGACTTCCTGACAAAAGAAGCCAAAGTAACGGTAGACGAGCAATAA